Proteins encoded in a region of the Globicephala melas chromosome 1, mGloMel1.2, whole genome shotgun sequence genome:
- the ABL2 gene encoding tyrosine-protein kinase ABL2 isoform X4 translates to MGQQVGRVGEAPGLQQSQPRGIRGSSAARPSSRRRDLAGRTAEAGFNIFTQHEALHRPYGCDVEPQALNEAIRWSSKENLLGATESDPNLFVALYDFVASGDNTLSITKGEKLRVLGYNQNGEWSEVRSKNGQGWVPSNYITPVNSLEKHSWYHGPVSRSAAEYLLSSLINGSFLVRESESSPGQLSISLRYEGRVYHYRINTTTDGKVYVTAESRFSTLAELVHHHSTVADGLVTTLHYPAPKCNKPTVYGVSPIHDKWEMERTDITMKHKLGGGQYGEVYVGVWKKYSLTVAVKTLKEDTMEVEEFLKEAAVMKEIKHPNLVQLLGVCTLEPPFYIVTEYMPYGNLLDYLRECNREEVTAVVLLYMATQISSAMEYLEKKNFIHRDLAARNCLVGENHVVKVADFGLSRLMTGDTYTAHAGAKFPIKWTAPESLAYNTFSIKSDVWAFGVLLWEIATYGMSPYPGIDLSQVYDLLEKGYRMEQPEGCPPKVYELMRACWKWSPADRPSFAETHQAFETMFHDSSISEEVAEELGRAASSSSVVPYLPRLPILPSKTRTLKKQGENKENIEGPQDATENSASSSAPGFIRSAQAPSGSPALPRKQRDKSPSSLLEDAKETCFTRDRKGGFFSSFMKKRNAPTPPKRSSSFREMENQPHKKYELTGLPEQDRMAMTLPRNCQRSKLQLERTVSTSSQPEENVDRASDMLPKKSEEGAAPTRERPKAKLLPRGATALPLRTPSGDPAITEKDSPGLGVAGVAAAPKSRERNGGARLGMAGVPEDGEQTGWAAPAKAAAVLPTTHNHKVPVLISPTLKHTPADVQLIGTDSQGNKFKLLSEHQVTSSGDKDRPRRVKPKCAPPPPPGVRLLQHPAVCSDSTEEPTSETQEGGKKAAPGAVPISGKAGRPVMPPPQVPLPTSSISPAKMANGTAGTKVALRKTRQVAEKISADKISKEALLECADLLSSAITEPVPNSQLVDTGHQLLDYCSGYVDCIPQTRNKFAFREAVSKLELSLQELQVSSAAAGVPGANPVLNNLLSCVQEISDVVQR, encoded by the exons AAGCCTTGCACCGCCCCTATGGTTGTGATGTTGAACCCCAGGCCCTGAATGAAGCCATCAGGTGGAGCTCCAAGGAGAACTTGCTTGGAGCCACTGAGAGTGACCCTAATCTCTTTGTTGCACTTTATGATTTCGTAGCAAGTGGTGATAACACACTGAGTATCACTAAAG GTGAAAAGCTACGAGTCCTTGGTTACAACCAGAATGGTGAGTGGAGTGAAGTTCGCTCTAAGAATGGCCAAGGCTGGGTGCCAAGCAACTACATCACCCCAGTGAACAGCCTGGAGAAACACTCCTGGTACCATGGACCTGTGTCTCGCAGTGCAGCAGAGTATCTACTCAGCAGTCTAATCAATGGCAGCTTCCTGGTGCGAGAAAGTGAGAGCAGCCCTGGGCAGCTGTCAATCTCGCTCAGGTATGAGGGGCGTGTGTATCACTACAGGATCAATACCACCACAGATGGCAAG GTTTATGTAACTGCTGAGAGCCGCTTTAGCACCTTGGCCGAGCTTGTTCACCATCACTCCACAGTGGCTGATGGACTGGTAACAACACTACACTACCCAGCACCCAAGTGTAATAAGCCTACAGTCTACGGTGTGTCCCCTATCCATGACAAATGGGAAATGGAACGAACAGATATTACCATGAAGCACAAACTTGGGGGTGGTCAGTATGGAGAGGTTTACGTTGGCGTCTGGAAGAAATATAGCCTTACGGTTGCTGTGAAAACATTGAAG GAAGATACTATGGAGGTGGAGGAATTCCTAAAAGAAGCTGCAGTGATGAAGGAAATCAAGCATCCTAATCTGGTACAACTACTAG GTGTATGTACTTTGGAGCCACCATTTTACATTGTGACTGAATACATGCCTTATGGGAACTTGCTTGATTATCTCCGAGAATGCAACCGAGAAGAGGTGACTGCAGTTGTACTGCTTTACATGGCCACTCAGATCTCTTCTGCAATGGAGTATTTAGAGAAGAAGAATTTCATCCATAG AGATCTTGCAGCTCGTAACTGCCTGGTGGGAGAAAACCATGTGGTAAAAGTGGCTGACTTTGGCTTGAGTAGATTGATGACTGGAGACACCTATACTGCTCATGCTGGAGCCAAATTTCCTATTAAATGGACAGCACCAGAGAGTCTTGCCTACAATACCTTCTCAATTAAATCTGACGTCTGGG CTTTTGGGGTGCTCTTGTGGGAAATTGCTACATATGGAATGTCACCATATCCAGGTATTGACCTGTCTCAGGTCTATGATCTGCTGGAAAAAGGATATCGAATGGAACAGCCTGAAGGATGTCCCCCTAAGGTGTATGAACTTATGAGAGCAT GCTGGAAGTGGAGCCCTGCCGACAGGCCCTCTTTTGCTGAAACACATCAAGCTTTTGAAACCATGTTCCATGACTCCAGCATTTCTGAAG AGGTAGCCGAGGAGCTTGGGAGAGCTGCCTCCTCCTCATCTGTTGTTCCATATCTGCCCCGACTACCTATACTTCCTTCTAAGACCCGGACGCTGAAGAAACAGGGGGAGAACAAGGAGAATATTGAAGGGCCACAAGATGCCACAGAAAATTCTGCTTCCAGTTCAGCACCAG GCTTCATTAGAAGTGCACAGGCCCCCAGTGGGTCCCCAGCACTGCCTCGAAAGCAAAGAGACAAGTCCCCCAGCAGCCTCTTGGAAGATGCCAAAGAGACATGCTTCACCAGAGATAGGAAGGGAGGCTTCTTCAGTTCCTTCATGAAAAAGAGAAATGCTCCCACACCCCCCAAACGCAGCAGCTCCTTCCGAGAAATGGAGAATCAGCCCCACAAGAAATATGAACTCACGG GGCTTCCAGAGCAGGATAGGATGGCAATGACCCTTCCCAGGAACTGCCAGAGGTCCAAACTCCAGCTGGAAAGGACAGTGTCCACCTCTTCTCAGCCAGAAGAGAATGTGGATAGGGCCAGTGACATGCTTCCCAAAAAATCAGAGGAAGGTGCCGCTCCGACCAGGGAGAGACCAAAAGCCAAACTTTTGCCCAGAGGAGCCACCGCTCTTCCTCTCAGAACCCCCTCTGGGGATCCAGCCATTACAGAGAAGGACtctccagggctgggggtggctgGAGTGGCAGCTGCCCccaagagcagagagaggaatggTGGGGCACGACTTGGCATGGCTGGAGTCCCAGAGGATGGCGAGCAGACAGGCTGGGCTGCCCCGGCCAAGGCTGCGGCGGTCCTCCCGACCACTCACAACCACAAAGTGCCAGTCCTTATCTCACCCACTCTGAAGCACACTCCAGCTGACGTGCAGCTCATCGGCACAGACTCTCAGGGGAATAAGTTCAAGCTCTTGTCTGAGCATCAGGTCACTTCCTCTGGAGACAAGGACCGACCCCGCCGGGTAAAACCAAAGTgtgccccacccccgccgccagGGGTGAGACTACTGCAGCATCCGGCCGTGTGCTCAGACTCCACGGAAGAGCCCACGTCAGAAacacaggagggagggaagaaggcgGCTCCAGGGGCAGTGCCCATCAGTGGGAAAGCTGGGAGGCCTGTAATGCCTCCACCTCAAGTGCCTCTGCCCACATCTTCCATCTCACCAGCGAAAATGGCCAATGGCACAGCAGGTACTAAAGTGGCTCTGAGAAAAACCAGACAGGTGGCTGAGAAAATCTCAGCTGACAAAATCAGTAAGGAGGCCCTGCTGGAATGTGCTGACCTACTGTCCAGTGCAATCACAGAACCTGTGCCCAACAGCCAGTTGGTGGACACTGGACACCAGCTGCTCGACTACTGCTCAGGCTATGTGGACTGCATCCCCCAAACTCGCAACAAATTTGCCTTCCGCGAGGCTGTGAGCAAACTGGAACTCAGCCTGCAGGAGCTGCAGGTGTCTTCTGCAGCTGCTGGTGTGCCCGGGGCAAACCCTGTCCTTAACAACTTACTGTCATGTGTACAGGAAATCAGTGATGTGGTGCAGAGGTAG